One genomic segment of Catalinimonas alkaloidigena includes these proteins:
- a CDS encoding beta strand repeat-containing protein, whose protein sequence is MKNQIAALIITALLCCLSFETFAQTTYYSRQSGAWNNPDTWSTVSHAGLAASQVPGTNATDRVIIADGDVVDYNAFANNGNSATIASLTIGTADGTGSLRFPFSNYNGGANGNLDRLTDGSGYTLTVTEDVVIAANGSILSVEGGSGSPVMNGAARNEDHFFNVQGNLSNAGTIDLEGSSNNQRVDLTLEGSDNQSISGEGIWDTYNVTYNNSGAYPNNQIENQSIAFTNSVEAGRSSFTQGTYVHNNSGTYNNRDNNNTTYTNTSFHINDGIFNMIINHTSDRSVSIVGGNIEITGGQFNGGHGGVGSGLATNITIDGNVNVSGSGIFNLGDGDPATTTTPTDGTLTIGGSASAINATTLYTHDLTLNSGANLSIENGAICSVGSSNNNSGDLMLDGVSGNGSGLSISGMTTQLTVYNRIFIREDCSLIQNTGTLEVTPNFTTGGDPESIQIEGANASFTMLDGTLNVMTSITEASNNIDAIILEADNVTLDIQGGSVTMGNTVSGRGRLRFRQAAGETANFTVSGSANVIVADAVQRNTSGSISNITLSDNATFLVGTDNASGNVGTFLHEGTLTINDNAIARFGNFGDLYDIIINGSGTLETGTTEVSGKVDINGAFNYSSPTASCTFYSGMDIESGASLNISGGTINILPDLTTVADTRLQIRGDLLMNGGVINLGASITDITNGNLLQVYDGGTFTINAGTFSMLASPSLTTVANRNPFNITNDDAGEDATRGDGIVSIGDGAGGSGTARLIIAPNLAAELPTPSTRNIFDMDGANSVLTINTDGYLQVGGGNIGNLRLNTSGARFLMNGGTCDITASFTLDNGTELHMNGGTLNVGTGDSNGANRFVFAGNPSEQTRLLLSGGTINVGDGNSDFVVGNSNNNPSFGNVAFQSLEISGGTFNLNGSFLFDDANARFDMSGGNFNINPRGDQNTLADEHICHFRRGIVDFSSGQITIVNPHESSGTGYGLNINDAGNPNAGDLISGMPSGTTPTAANFGGTFRFGNGSAALGGSEDGFDLLLSPDHTYGSFIVNNPSGTNRQVEIVSGGEDFLMSGNLILFAGSLDINDNTLNRNATGGSLTINPTGHLVIGNSDGAHHFPGNNTPFSSYVLGVGSTVTYDGAGDAEVSLPGTAQFSNLIISGTGNKTLSTPETVRNILTLEGSTFVSGSKLTMASGSTILRTGTDLAGIITGNVQGSNPYTLAYQGVSKTTQGAEWSGSGSKSFTITMDASQTLTLHTPLTVGGTLTLASGILSDNAHTLTVYGNVINSATHTGGGKILLSASAATRNIGGDGNGVFQNLELNDTRGANLTAAQTVNGVLALSDGIFNVDNYALNLGASATVTGAFSSSNMIQVNPGAGAAGVVKAYSGAGTFTWPLGSNSKYTPVTIQVINAAAGGSITVNPVDAENPFTTDAGNFSLDYYWIVSRSGFGSETANLSFTYDQSDADGRGNEAGYVPARYAPTTWTNLNNVALVDETNNVISFNNVTYINGQFTAAEPSEFGTVLTYYSRADGNWNTASSWSTTALGGGAALTIPGSSTPVIIGNNNTITVGNNNTNAPSVELQSTGTLEISDATTGHSFGTVSGTGTLRIITNDTDATPFPGGTYTELLGSSGGTIEYGGSGTYTALAAPSSFHNLTVSGTGTVSLPDAAFDIESDLSIEGSVQLLVSNTSNGNLDIGGSLNTSSGTTLSLRSGTARTITVGSDITNGGTFHVTGGGVSAHTLSIGGDLINNGVFDMTSTANHYGNVSFIGSENAVIGGSGAITEFYRLIINKGTSWSSELEVTASNFSISGPTNTVSKALQLQNGTLLLSAPHTVTLSTGGGQFTIPSTAGLWINDAGAEAEITSSSSNLFLEGLLKLTDGSINIGDDISGIDFNAIYYATGNAIINVEGGTLTVGGEIRPNPTSATLSYIQSGGIVRLANNRSSTESINNNFEADFCIETGSGSSFSMSGGLLEIVRRNSGNDGKAIRINAGVTHNVSGGTVRILNSSTVSNFDVGITSAAPFWNLKIGDGNSFTERVGASNGGEQDLTVLNDLNINLAGGTFKLYQANASNPTNNDINLNLGGNFTLTNGRFEAGDPSIVTFNGSGLAGQSSPQVVSGSPTFYSVNINNTNGSGGIELAANIDIEGNWTYTTGTLDQNGQLIKFDGSVSQLINGNALSFDDIEIDNAAGVSLSASQMTVNSDLSLTEGILDLGVNRLSLAPTATVSTSTVFDNSRMIITNGQEAALGVEKSYAVNIPFLFPIGTATAYTPVTLELTNHGVSGDGIVKIKPIASRHPLAPASSALNYYWIAETTGFWRSTRNRP, encoded by the coding sequence ATGAAGAATCAGATTGCTGCTCTCATCATTACAGCACTCCTATGCTGCCTCAGCTTTGAAACATTCGCACAAACTACTTACTATAGTCGACAAAGTGGTGCCTGGAATAACCCTGACACCTGGTCTACAGTTAGCCATGCAGGATTAGCTGCATCGCAGGTGCCGGGTACCAATGCTACAGATAGAGTGATTATCGCTGACGGAGATGTGGTAGATTATAACGCTTTTGCTAATAATGGTAATAGTGCGACCATTGCCTCTTTGACAATAGGAACAGCCGATGGAACGGGCAGCTTACGCTTTCCTTTCTCCAATTATAATGGTGGCGCAAACGGGAATCTGGATAGGCTGACTGATGGTAGCGGTTATACACTGACGGTTACAGAAGACGTAGTCATTGCAGCAAATGGTAGCATACTTTCTGTAGAAGGAGGTAGTGGATCCCCTGTAATGAACGGAGCTGCTCGTAACGAGGACCATTTTTTTAATGTTCAGGGAAATCTTAGCAATGCAGGTACAATTGATCTGGAGGGCAGCAGTAACAACCAAAGAGTTGATTTAACGCTTGAAGGCTCTGACAACCAAAGCATATCAGGAGAAGGTATATGGGATACCTATAATGTTACTTATAATAATAGCGGTGCTTATCCAAATAATCAGATCGAAAACCAGTCCATAGCCTTTACCAACTCAGTAGAAGCAGGGCGTTCAAGTTTCACCCAGGGCACTTATGTGCATAACAATAGTGGAACTTACAATAACAGAGACAACAACAATACGACTTATACAAATACCTCATTCCATATTAATGATGGTATCTTCAATATGATCATTAACCACACCAGTGACCGTAGTGTAAGCATTGTTGGTGGTAATATTGAAATTACCGGAGGGCAGTTCAATGGTGGTCATGGAGGAGTAGGTAGTGGATTGGCTACTAATATCACAATAGATGGTAATGTAAACGTTTCAGGCAGTGGTATTTTTAATCTTGGTGATGGTGACCCGGCTACTACTACTACCCCCACAGACGGAACGCTTACAATTGGAGGTAGTGCTTCTGCAATTAATGCGACTACCCTCTATACCCACGACCTGACACTGAATTCAGGTGCGAATCTAAGTATAGAAAATGGTGCCATCTGCTCCGTAGGCAGTAGTAATAATAATAGTGGCGATTTAATGCTGGATGGCGTAAGTGGAAACGGCTCAGGCTTATCTATTAGTGGTATGACTACTCAACTTACTGTCTACAACAGAATATTTATAAGAGAAGACTGCTCATTGATCCAGAATACTGGTACGCTGGAGGTAACACCAAACTTTACCACTGGAGGTGACCCTGAATCCATTCAGATAGAAGGGGCAAATGCTTCTTTCACTATGCTGGATGGTACACTAAATGTGATGACGAGCATCACTGAAGCTAGTAATAATATTGATGCAATAATACTGGAAGCAGACAATGTTACGCTTGATATACAGGGAGGCTCAGTAACCATGGGCAATACTGTTAGTGGTAGAGGAAGGCTGAGGTTTAGGCAGGCGGCGGGTGAAACCGCTAATTTTACAGTTTCTGGCTCAGCTAATGTCATCGTAGCGGATGCTGTACAGAGAAATACGTCGGGTTCTATCTCTAATATCACACTCTCGGATAACGCTACATTTTTGGTAGGTACAGATAACGCCAGTGGAAATGTAGGCACATTTCTTCATGAAGGTACTTTGACCATCAATGATAATGCTATTGCCAGATTTGGAAATTTCGGAGACCTATATGATATCATAATCAATGGGAGTGGTACCTTAGAGACAGGAACAACAGAGGTAAGCGGAAAAGTAGATATTAATGGAGCATTTAACTACAGTAGCCCTACCGCAAGCTGTACCTTTTATAGCGGGATGGATATTGAAAGCGGAGCAAGTCTAAATATCTCCGGAGGGACCATTAATATCTTACCCGATCTGACTACTGTGGCTGATACAAGGCTACAGATACGAGGCGACTTATTAATGAATGGGGGGGTAATCAATCTGGGTGCAAGTATCACTGATATTACAAACGGAAACCTTTTGCAGGTATATGATGGCGGTACGTTTACTATCAATGCAGGTACGTTTAGTATGCTCGCCAGCCCTTCTTTGACCACAGTGGCTAATCGGAACCCCTTTAATATTACCAATGATGATGCGGGTGAAGATGCTACCCGAGGAGATGGTATCGTCAGTATTGGTGATGGTGCGGGAGGGAGTGGTACTGCCCGGCTAATCATCGCTCCCAATCTGGCTGCAGAATTACCCACACCTTCTACTCGCAACATATTTGATATGGATGGGGCAAATAGCGTGTTGACGATCAACACTGATGGATATTTACAGGTAGGTGGAGGTAATATCGGCAACTTAAGGTTAAATACTTCAGGAGCGCGCTTCTTGATGAATGGAGGTACTTGTGATATCACAGCATCGTTTACCCTAGATAATGGTACCGAATTACATATGAACGGAGGCACACTTAACGTAGGGACAGGAGATAGTAATGGAGCAAACCGCTTTGTCTTTGCCGGCAATCCTAGCGAGCAAACACGTTTGTTGTTAAGTGGAGGAACGATCAATGTAGGAGACGGAAATAGTGATTTCGTAGTAGGAAATAGTAACAATAATCCATCTTTCGGAAATGTAGCATTTCAAAGCCTGGAGATAAGTGGGGGGACATTTAACCTGAACGGAAGCTTCCTGTTTGATGATGCCAATGCACGTTTTGATATGAGTGGAGGTAATTTTAACATTAACCCTCGTGGAGACCAAAACACTCTGGCAGATGAACATATCTGTCATTTCAGGCGAGGGATTGTCGATTTCAGCAGCGGGCAGATTACCATCGTAAACCCCCATGAAAGCAGTGGTACAGGCTACGGACTAAACATTAATGACGCAGGTAACCCAAACGCAGGAGACCTGATTAGTGGAATGCCTTCAGGTACAACACCTACTGCTGCTAACTTTGGCGGAACTTTTCGCTTTGGGAACGGCTCTGCCGCGCTGGGGGGGTCGGAAGATGGATTTGATCTGTTGCTTTCTCCAGATCATACCTATGGCTCCTTCATTGTGAATAACCCCAGCGGGACTAACCGTCAGGTGGAAATAGTAAGTGGAGGTGAGGACTTTCTGATGAGTGGAAATCTGATTCTTTTTGCAGGATCTTTGGATATCAATGATAACACACTCAATCGCAATGCTACGGGTGGATCATTGACAATCAATCCCACTGGACATCTTGTAATTGGTAACAGTGATGGTGCGCACCATTTTCCCGGAAATAATACGCCCTTCAGTAGCTACGTATTAGGTGTAGGCAGTACAGTAACTTATGATGGAGCCGGTGATGCTGAGGTTAGTCTGCCGGGAACCGCGCAATTCTCTAACCTGATCATCTCCGGTACAGGGAATAAAACCCTTTCTACCCCTGAGACAGTCAGAAATATCCTTACTTTAGAAGGGAGCACATTTGTAAGTGGAAGCAAGCTCACGATGGCTTCGGGGTCTACTATTTTGCGTACCGGAACAGATCTTGCCGGTATCATAACAGGTAATGTGCAAGGAAGTAATCCATACACATTGGCTTATCAGGGTGTTTCCAAGACTACTCAGGGCGCTGAATGGTCGGGCAGTGGTTCAAAGTCCTTCACCATAACAATGGATGCTAGCCAAACACTTACCCTCCATACCCCCCTAACAGTGGGTGGTACTCTTACTTTGGCCAGTGGTATCCTCTCAGACAACGCTCATACCCTCACTGTGTACGGAAATGTTATAAATTCTGCTACGCATACTGGAGGAGGCAAAATACTTTTAAGTGCAAGTGCAGCAACACGTAATATCGGCGGGGATGGCAATGGAGTTTTTCAGAACCTGGAACTGAACGACACCAGAGGAGCAAATCTAACTGCAGCCCAGACGGTCAACGGAGTGCTTGCGCTTTCTGATGGAATTTTCAATGTTGATAATTATGCGCTGAATTTAGGCGCAAGTGCTACAGTAACAGGAGCCTTTAGCAGCAGTAATATGATACAGGTAAACCCTGGAGCGGGTGCAGCAGGTGTAGTCAAAGCATATAGCGGAGCGGGTACTTTTACCTGGCCGCTAGGGTCAAACAGCAAGTATACCCCCGTTACCATTCAGGTAATTAATGCAGCGGCAGGAGGTTCTATTACAGTGAATCCGGTAGATGCTGAGAATCCTTTCACTACAGATGCAGGGAACTTCTCATTGGATTATTACTGGATTGTAAGCCGTAGCGGCTTTGGCTCAGAAACTGCCAACCTGAGCTTTACTTATGATCAGTCTGATGCTGATGGCAGAGGAAATGAGGCTGGCTATGTCCCGGCTCGTTATGCGCCGACTACCTGGACCAATCTTAATAATGTAGCCCTGGTAGATGAAACAAATAATGTCATCAGCTTTAATAATGTAACCTATATCAACGGACAGTTTACCGCAGCAGAACCATCAGAGTTTGGTACTGTCCTTACCTATTACAGCAGAGCAGATGGCAACTGGAATACCGCTTCTTCCTGGTCAACTACTGCATTGGGAGGAGGAGCAGCTTTGACTATTCCGGGGAGCAGTACGCCGGTAATCATCGGAAACAATAATACTATTACTGTAGGAAATAACAATACAAATGCCCCGAGTGTAGAATTACAAAGTACAGGAACACTGGAAATTTCGGATGCTACTACCGGACATAGCTTTGGCACAGTGAGTGGAACAGGCACACTCCGTATCATAACAAATGATACCGATGCTACTCCTTTTCCAGGGGGGACTTACACTGAATTGCTCGGATCCTCGGGGGGTACCATTGAATATGGTGGAAGTGGTACTTATACAGCTTTGGCTGCTCCTTCATCTTTCCATAACCTTACTGTTTCCGGTACCGGTACAGTGAGCTTACCGGATGCAGCATTTGATATTGAGAGTGATCTATCTATTGAGGGAAGCGTCCAGCTATTGGTGAGTAATACTAGCAATGGTAATCTTGATATTGGGGGTAGCTTAAATACTTCTTCCGGCACTACGCTTAGCTTGAGGTCAGGAACAGCCAGAACAATTACGGTTGGCTCAGACATTACGAATGGGGGTACTTTTCATGTTACAGGTGGCGGTGTTAGTGCTCATACCTTAAGCATAGGCGGTGATCTGATAAACAATGGTGTATTTGATATGACCAGCACAGCTAACCATTATGGTAATGTAAGCTTCATCGGTTCAGAAAACGCCGTAATAGGAGGTTCGGGTGCTATAACCGAATTTTACCGTCTTATCATCAACAAAGGAACTTCATGGAGCAGTGAACTGGAAGTTACTGCAAGTAATTTCAGTATCAGCGGCCCTACGAATACAGTTAGCAAAGCCCTGCAATTACAAAATGGCACTCTCTTACTCAGTGCGCCTCATACAGTCACTTTAAGTACGGGTGGAGGACAATTCACCATCCCCTCTACAGCCGGATTGTGGATAAATGATGCCGGAGCTGAGGCTGAAATTACCTCTTCCTCTTCCAACCTTTTTCTGGAGGGACTTTTAAAGCTTACGGATGGTTCAATTAATATCGGAGATGATATCAGCGGTATAGATTTTAATGCTATCTACTACGCTACTGGAAATGCAATAATCAATGTTGAAGGAGGCACATTGACAGTAGGAGGAGAAATCCGGCCGAATCCTACTTCAGCAACATTAAGTTATATTCAATCAGGAGGCATTGTCAGGCTGGCAAACAACAGAAGTAGTACGGAAAGTATCAATAACAATTTTGAAGCTGATTTTTGTATAGAAACCGGCTCAGGTAGCAGTTTTAGCATGTCTGGAGGGCTATTGGAAATCGTGAGGAGAAATTCAGGAAACGATGGTAAAGCCATTAGAATCAATGCCGGAGTTACGCATAATGTAAGCGGAGGAACAGTAAGAATACTAAATTCCAGTACTGTATCCAATTTTGATGTGGGTATCACTTCGGCCGCTCCATTCTGGAATCTTAAAATTGGAGATGGCAATTCCTTTACAGAGCGAGTAGGCGCATCCAATGGTGGAGAGCAGGATCTAACGGTACTTAATGATCTAAACATCAATCTGGCAGGAGGAACTTTCAAACTGTATCAGGCGAATGCTTCAAACCCCACCAATAACGATATAAATCTGAATCTGGGGGGTAATTTTACCCTCACCAATGGTCGTTTTGAGGCTGGTGATCCCAGTATTGTTACCTTTAATGGCTCTGGCTTAGCAGGACAGTCTTCACCTCAGGTTGTAAGCGGGTCTCCTACTTTTTACAGTGTGAACATCAACAATACTAACGGCTCAGGAGGCATAGAACTGGCAGCTAACATTGATATTGAAGGAAATTGGACCTATACCACAGGGACACTGGATCAGAATGGGCAACTTATTAAGTTTGATGGGTCAGTCAGTCAACTAATCAATGGTAATGCGCTTAGCTTTGATGATATTGAAATTGACAATGCGGCAGGCGTAAGTCTAAGTGCCAGTCAGATGACGGTCAACAGTGATCTGAGTTTAACAGAAGGTATTCTTGATCTGGGAGTGAACAGGCTTTCCTTAGCGCCAACAGCTACAGTATCTACGTCTACAGTATTTGATAACAGCCGAATGATCATCACCAACGGGCAGGAAGCCGCATTAGGAGTAGAGAAATCATATGCAGTAAACATACCTTTCTTATTTCCTATCGGTACCGCCACAGCGTATACACCTGTCACGCTGGAGCTTACTAATCATGGGGTTAGCGGTGATGGTATTGTCAAAATTAAGCCCATAGCAAGTCGCCATCCTTTAGCACCGGCAAGTAGTGCGTTGAATTATTATTGGATCGCAGAGACTACAGGTTTTTGGCGTAGCACCAGAAATAGACCATAG